A single genomic interval of Lentimicrobium saccharophilum harbors:
- a CDS encoding TolB-like translocation protein encodes MNNLSGRYGIYKLKLLGTFLLGVLSLMPVHAQFYNGSQMPFGKSRVQYGDFLWTYYRFNDFDTYFYLNGKELAIYTARYAKEILPELESLLETRMSDKIEFIVFNSLTDLKQSNIGLVSEQQYNIGGITHIIENKVFIYFDGNYANFEKQIRAGMARALIDQSIYGGSVGRQITNATLMSMPAWFIDGLVSYIAEDWNTEIDNYMREGIISGRYRKFNHLKGEDAIYAGHGIWKYIADKYGKQAIPNIIYLARVSRNVETGFLYVLNISFRNLVKEWYESYRSQYLNSDENRLKPVTAPVQKKVKKAVVYDRVRLSSDGKYMAWISNQDGQVKVWLHDTRNGKSQVVYRQGHRLDEKNDLSYPLIEFHPNGNTLGLVTERKGEIRFYQINLESKRRTWQFIYGFQKIVDMAYSHDGRRFVMSAVRKGQTDIYVYNIAASAAEQITRDVYNDLNPVFINNSRQIVFSSNRPSDTLTEEPKISKPGFDHKHDLFLYDYAAKGKVLRRITDTPYSNEIQPVEYEKGYISYLGDENGIYNRYLAGFDSVITHVDTAAHYRYFTRTYGLTNYARNIVSHTSSPRSAKIAEIIHSGQFRTIYSYDQASARGVERLTPPLTGYMEQKMLEISLLKEKEKSAPAQAKPKERRRRFVNVYAGDPELPASDSLIDLDQYRLGREELKRPGSKGGLSPVDEKDNFVIPKQRNYNVEYRINELVSQLDFNFLSTSYQPFSGGGGPIFLTPGLNAFFRIGLSDLLEDYRIVAGVRLDFNLVNNEYVVSIANLKHRLDREIYFHRQSIEQTSLYSIVRYRIHELHYILKYPLNPLLSVKGTASMRKDRAVFMSTDQYNLREPDINRYWVSGKGELTYDATRQLGLNLLDGLRYKVFGEYYQQLDGDSKNTNMVVLGFDIRHYLPIHRNFIWANRFATSTSFGKSRLIYYMGGVDTWLAPKFTTDAPIDYSQNYAYQTLATNMRGFYQNVRNGNSFAVINSELRFPVFSYLANRPLRSDFLTNFQLIAFGDLGTAWTGATPYADENALFTRVINRGPLLITIREQREPLVGGLGFGARTRLLGYFLRADYAWGIEDMVINKPVFYISLSLDF; translated from the coding sequence ATGAACAATTTGTCTGGCAGATACGGTATTTATAAACTGAAATTATTGGGCACATTCCTTTTAGGAGTGCTGTCCCTGATGCCTGTGCATGCCCAGTTCTATAATGGTTCGCAGATGCCGTTCGGTAAAAGCCGTGTCCAATACGGGGATTTCCTTTGGACTTACTACCGGTTCAATGACTTTGATACCTATTTTTATCTGAACGGTAAGGAACTGGCCATTTATACTGCACGGTATGCCAAAGAGATACTACCGGAACTGGAGTCGTTGCTGGAAACGCGGATGAGTGATAAAATCGAATTCATCGTTTTTAACTCCCTCACCGATCTTAAACAGAGCAATATAGGCCTGGTCAGTGAACAACAATATAATATCGGCGGTATTACGCATATCATTGAAAATAAAGTCTTTATCTATTTCGATGGCAATTATGCCAACTTTGAAAAGCAGATCAGGGCGGGAATGGCCAGGGCATTGATAGATCAATCGATTTATGGGGGCTCGGTGGGCAGGCAGATTACCAATGCCACGCTGATGAGTATGCCAGCCTGGTTTATCGACGGTCTCGTATCTTACATAGCGGAAGACTGGAATACCGAGATTGACAACTATATGCGCGAAGGCATCATTTCCGGACGCTACCGTAAATTCAATCATCTGAAAGGGGAAGATGCCATCTATGCCGGACATGGAATCTGGAAATACATCGCAGACAAATATGGTAAGCAAGCAATTCCGAATATCATTTATCTGGCTAGGGTAAGCCGCAATGTTGAGACCGGATTTCTTTACGTCCTTAATATTTCGTTTCGTAATCTGGTTAAAGAATGGTACGAATCATACCGCAGTCAATACCTTAACAGCGACGAAAACCGTCTGAAGCCCGTCACCGCTCCGGTGCAGAAGAAGGTTAAAAAGGCCGTAGTTTATGACCGTGTTCGATTAAGCTCTGACGGAAAGTATATGGCCTGGATCAGCAATCAGGACGGACAGGTAAAAGTGTGGTTGCATGATACCCGTAACGGTAAATCTCAAGTTGTCTACCGGCAGGGTCATAGGCTCGATGAGAAGAATGACCTTTCCTATCCCCTGATAGAGTTTCACCCTAACGGGAATACCCTGGGTCTGGTCACTGAACGCAAGGGCGAAATCAGGTTTTACCAGATCAACCTTGAATCGAAGCGGCGGACATGGCAGTTTATTTACGGTTTTCAAAAAATCGTGGATATGGCCTATTCGCACGATGGGCGGAGGTTTGTGATGTCGGCCGTCAGGAAAGGGCAGACCGACATTTATGTTTACAATATCGCTGCTTCCGCGGCCGAGCAGATCACCAGGGATGTGTATAACGATCTTAATCCTGTGTTCATCAACAATTCCCGGCAGATAGTTTTCAGTTCCAACCGGCCTTCGGATACCCTCACTGAAGAGCCAAAGATCAGTAAACCGGGATTTGATCATAAGCATGATCTTTTTCTCTATGATTACGCCGCTAAAGGCAAAGTACTTCGTCGTATTACGGATACACCCTATTCCAATGAAATTCAGCCGGTGGAATATGAAAAGGGCTATATCTCTTACCTGGGCGATGAGAACGGGATATACAACCGTTACCTCGCCGGCTTCGACAGCGTGATTACCCATGTTGATACGGCAGCGCATTACCGTTATTTTACCCGCACTTACGGGCTTACCAATTACGCCCGGAATATTGTGTCGCACACATCTTCGCCACGTTCGGCAAAAATAGCTGAGATCATCCACTCGGGCCAGTTCAGGACCATCTATAGTTACGATCAGGCTTCCGCGCGCGGAGTTGAGCGCTTAACGCCGCCGCTTACCGGCTACATGGAGCAAAAGATGCTGGAAATCAGCTTGCTGAAAGAGAAAGAGAAGTCGGCTCCGGCCCAGGCCAAGCCTAAGGAGAGGCGCAGGCGCTTCGTGAATGTATATGCCGGAGACCCGGAATTACCAGCATCCGACAGTCTCATTGATCTTGATCAGTACCGGCTTGGCAGGGAAGAGCTGAAACGGCCGGGCAGTAAAGGCGGGCTGTCTCCTGTTGATGAGAAAGATAATTTCGTGATTCCCAAACAAAGAAATTACAATGTGGAATACCGGATCAACGAATTGGTGAGCCAGCTCGACTTTAATTTTCTGAGCACATCCTATCAGCCTTTTTCAGGAGGAGGAGGCCCTATTTTTCTTACCCCAGGGTTAAATGCCTTTTTCAGGATAGGCTTGTCCGATCTGCTTGAGGATTACCGGATTGTTGCAGGCGTGAGGCTTGACTTCAACCTGGTGAATAATGAATATGTCGTCAGCATTGCCAACCTCAAACATCGCCTCGACAGGGAGATCTATTTCCACCGCCAATCAATTGAGCAAACCAGTCTTTACTCAATTGTAAGATACCGTATTCATGAACTTCATTACATTCTGAAATATCCCCTGAACCCCTTGCTTTCGGTAAAAGGTACTGCCTCGATGCGCAAAGACAGGGCTGTTTTTATGTCGACCGACCAGTATAACCTGCGGGAACCAGACATCAACCGTTACTGGGTGTCAGGTAAGGGTGAACTGACCTATGATGCCACAAGGCAACTTGGGCTGAACCTGCTCGATGGATTGCGTTACAAGGTTTTCGGAGAATATTACCAGCAACTCGACGGGGACAGCAAAAACACCAATATGGTGGTTCTGGGATTTGATATCCGCCATTATCTGCCCATTCACCGGAACTTCATCTGGGCTAACCGTTTTGCCACCAGTACCTCATTTGGTAAAAGCAGGCTCATTTATTATATGGGTGGGGTTGACACCTGGCTAGCACCGAAGTTTACCACCGACGCACCCATTGATTATTCCCAGAATTATGCCTACCAGACCCTGGCTACGAATATGCGCGGTTTCTATCAGAATGTGCGGAACGGCAACAGTTTTGCGGTAATCAATTCAGAACTCCGTTTCCCGGTCTTTAGTTACC
- a CDS encoding MBL fold metallo-hydrolase, translated as MITVKTFVFNSFSVNSFVISDQDGNCVIIDPGCENIPEQQKLSGYIDEKRLRPIALINTHFHVDHILGNHFVCNRYGLKPTGHAASKMFWETAREFGSVFNLKVEDIVKPEIFTEDGDVLKFGGITLEVRYTPEHANGSICLVNHEQKFVIAGDVLFYGSIGRTDLPTGDFDILMESIQQKLFTLPDEYSVYPGHGPKTSIGYEKMSNPFLS; from the coding sequence ATGATAACCGTTAAAACCTTTGTATTCAATTCATTTTCAGTAAATTCATTTGTCATTTCAGATCAGGATGGCAACTGTGTAATCATTGATCCTGGCTGTGAGAATATCCCTGAACAGCAGAAACTTTCGGGCTACATTGATGAAAAGCGGCTCCGGCCCATAGCCCTGATCAACACCCATTTCCATGTTGACCATATCCTCGGAAATCATTTTGTTTGCAACAGATATGGCCTGAAACCGACCGGGCATGCGGCCAGTAAAATGTTCTGGGAAACAGCCAGGGAGTTTGGGTCCGTTTTTAACCTGAAAGTGGAGGATATTGTTAAACCGGAGATTTTTACCGAAGACGGTGATGTGCTTAAATTCGGCGGCATCACGCTTGAGGTCCGTTACACCCCCGAGCATGCCAATGGCAGCATCTGCCTGGTGAACCACGAACAGAAATTTGTGATTGCAGGCGATGTGCTCTTCTATGGCAGTATCGGGCGGACCGACCTCCCTACCGGCGACTTTGACATCCTGATGGAAAGCATACAGCAGAAACTTTTTACCCTACCGGATGAATATAGTGTTTATCCCGGCCACGGCCCCAAAACCAGCATTGGCTACGAAAAAATGAGCAACCCCTTCCTCAGCTGA
- a CDS encoding M20 metallopeptidase family protein — MELITTIKQKAADLQAELQDIRRHLHMHPELSMQEKETSAFIQAKLSGYGIPFTTGMAVHGVVGMIEGRNPGKQVIALRADMDALPITEKNQVDYCSQNPGVMHACGHDVHMTCLLGAASILNDLKDHIEGSIKLIFQPSEEKFPGGASMMIKAGVLENPAPQKMFGQHVLPSLEAGKVGMKPGKYMASTDEIYLTVKGKGGHGATPELNVDPVLIAAHILVALQQIVSRTAPPQLPAVLSFGRFIAEGRTNIIPNEVKLDGTLRTFDEVWRSEAHLRIERMATSIAESMGGSCDVFIDKGYPFLVNDDQVTEEARHAAVEYLGAENVADLDLRMTAEDFAYYSQQIPSCFYRLGTRNEERNIVHNLHTDRFDVDEKALEVGAGLMAWMAVKSLH; from the coding sequence ATGGAGTTAATTACAACCATAAAGCAAAAAGCCGCTGATTTACAGGCGGAATTGCAGGACATCAGGCGCCACCTTCACATGCACCCCGAACTTTCGATGCAGGAAAAGGAAACTTCGGCATTTATTCAGGCAAAACTTTCCGGATACGGGATTCCTTTCACAACCGGAATGGCGGTACATGGCGTAGTGGGCATGATTGAAGGCAGAAATCCAGGCAAACAAGTGATTGCACTCAGGGCTGATATGGATGCCCTGCCCATAACCGAAAAAAACCAGGTTGACTACTGTTCTCAAAACCCGGGTGTGATGCACGCCTGCGGTCACGATGTGCACATGACCTGCCTGCTGGGAGCGGCCAGTATCCTGAATGATCTGAAAGATCACATTGAAGGCAGCATCAAACTGATCTTCCAGCCCTCGGAGGAAAAATTTCCCGGAGGTGCATCCATGATGATCAAAGCCGGCGTATTGGAAAATCCCGCCCCGCAGAAGATGTTCGGACAGCATGTGCTTCCCTCGCTCGAAGCCGGAAAAGTCGGCATGAAGCCGGGCAAATACATGGCCTCCACCGATGAGATCTACCTGACCGTCAAAGGCAAAGGTGGTCATGGCGCAACCCCTGAATTGAATGTTGACCCTGTGCTGATAGCCGCTCATATCCTTGTTGCCCTGCAGCAGATTGTCAGCCGCACGGCTCCTCCCCAGCTGCCGGCAGTGCTTTCGTTCGGCCGCTTTATCGCCGAAGGGCGCACAAACATCATCCCCAATGAAGTGAAGCTTGACGGTACGCTCCGCACTTTCGACGAAGTCTGGCGCTCAGAAGCCCATCTGAGAATTGAAAGAATGGCTACCTCCATCGCCGAAAGCATGGGTGGCTCCTGTGATGTATTTATCGACAAGGGATATCCTTTCCTCGTCAACGACGATCAGGTCACCGAGGAAGCCCGGCATGCGGCCGTGGAATATCTTGGAGCGGAAAACGTTGCAGACCTTGACCTCAGAATGACTGCGGAAGACTTCGCCTACTATTCACAACAGATTCCATCGTGTTTTTACCGCCTGGGAACCAGGAATGAAGAAAGGAATATTGTGCATAACCTGCATACCGACCGTTTCGACGTGGATGAAAAAGCGCTGGAAGTTGGCGCCGGTCTTATGGCCTGGATGGCGGTGAAATCCTTGCACTGA